A segment of the Conexibacter woesei Iso977N genome:
AGCACGGCGATCGACATCACCGCGCTGGTCCAGCTCGCCTCCGAGGTGCTGAGCGACCGCAAGCGCCTCTCGGCCTCCTTCGACGGCGAGTCGCGCGAGGACGCGATGCGCGACATCCTGCGCGTCGGGACGTCGGCAGGCGGCGCGCGGGCCAAGGCGGTGATCGCCTGGAACCCGGAGACCGGCGCGGTCCGCTCGGGCCAGGCGGCGGTCCCGCCGGGCTTCGAGCACTGGCTGCTGAAGTTCGACGGCGTCGCCGAGAACCGGGACCGCGAGCTGGCCGATCCCAAGGGCTATGGGTTGGTCGAGTACGCCTACGCCAAGCTCGCGGCGCGCGCGGGCATCACGATGAGCGAGTGCCGGATCATGGCTGAGCACGACCGCCATCACTTCATGACGCGGCGCTTCGACCGGACCGCAGACGGCGACAAGCTGCACCTCCAATCGCTCGCCGCGCTGCGCCACTTCGACTTCCGCTCGCCCGCCGCCTACTCCTACGAGCAGGCGCTGCTGATGATCCGCGAGCTGGGGCTCGGGCAGGCGACGATCGAGGAGCAGTTCCGGCGCATGGTGTTCAACGTGGTCGCCCGCAACCAGGACGACCACGTCAAGAACATCGCTTTCCTGATGGATCGGGCGGGGCAGTGGTCGCTGTCACCCGCCTTCGACGTCATGTGGGCCTTCAACCCCACCGGCGACTGGACCTCGCAGCATCAGATGTCGCTCAACGGCAAGCGCGACGGGTTCGCGCTCGCCGACCTCGACGCGGTGGCGAGCACGGCGGCGATGAGGCGTGGGCGCGCCGCCGAGATCCACGCCGAGGTCCGGGAAGCGGTTGCCGCCTGGCCGGAGGTCGCGGCCGAGGTCGGCGTCCCCGACGCGATGAGCGCGCGGATCGCGCAGACGCACCGGCTGGCGCTGGCGCCCGGCTAGCTTGTAGGGCGTGACCCCCACGTTCCCCGCCGCCGTCGTGTTCGACAACGATGGCCTGCTGCTCGACACCGAAGAGGCCTGGACCCGGGCTGAGACGACGTTGTTCGCCAACCATGGCTCGACGTTCACGTACGACCACAAGCGGGAGCTGATCGGGTCGTCGCACTCGATCGCCGCGGGCAAGTTGGAGGTCATGCTCGAGCAGCCGGGCAGGGGCGAGGACCTGATGAACGAGCTGCACGCGCTGGTCATGGACGAGGCGCAACACGACATCGAGCCGCGCCCCGGCGCGCTGGAGCTGGTGGACGCCCTGCGCGACGCGGGCATCCCGATCGCGGTCGCGTCGAACTCGCAGCGGGCGTTCCTGGACCTGGTCCTCCACACCGCGGGCGTCGCGGATCGCTTCGCGATCACGGTCGCCGGCGACGAGGTCCCGCGCCCCAAGCCCTGGCCGGACATCTACCTCGAAGCCTGCGCGCGCCTGGACGCCGACCCGGCCCGCTCGTTCGGCCTCGAGGACTCCCCGACCGGCGCGACCGCCGCCAAGGCCGCGGGCCTGACCGTCATCGGCGTCCCGTACCTCGCCGACATCGAGCTGCCGATGGCGGACATCACCGCGACCGCGCTCAACGACGCCGCGGTCTTCGAGGCGATCGGCCTCGTACTCTCCCCGGAGTGACCCCGGACCCCGGAGCGCAGCTGATCACCGCCGGCGTCGGGGACTTCTTCGACGCCGCCGGCCAGTTCTTCTCCAACCTGGCCGACATCCGCTGGGGCGCGCTCGCGCTCGGCCTGCTCTGCTTCGGGACCTACCTCACGATCCGCAGCCGCGCCTTCTACAACGTCCTGCGCGCCGCGTACCCGACCGAGAACGTCCCGTTCAAGCGGATCTGGGGCGCCTACATCGCCGCCTACGGCTTCAACAACGTGGTGCCCGCGCGCGGCGGCGACGTCATCAAGGCGTTCCTGGTCAAGTCGTCGATCCCGAACTCGACCTACCCCGCGATCGCCGCCGCGTTCTTCGTCGAAGCGGGCTTCGACGCCTCGATGGGCGTCTTCATCCTCATCTTCGCGTTCACGCAGGGCGTCTTCCCCAAGCCGCCGGACTTCTCCAAGCTCCACGCATTCGACCTGTCGTTCTTCGCGTCGCACCCGCGCTTCCTGCTGTTCGTCATGACCGCGCTGGCGATCGCCGGCCTCGCCGCGTTCGCGCTGCTGTCGACCAAGGTGAAGGCCTTCTGGGCGCGCGTGCGCCAGGGCCTGACGATCATCTTCGACAGGCGTCGGTACTTCAAAGAGGTCTGGCTCGTCCAGTTCGGCGCGTGGCTGTTCCGGTTCACCGCGTTCTGGTTCCTGCTCGACGCGTTCCACATCGGTGGCTCGGTCAAGAACGTGCTGTTGGTCCTCGGCGTCAACGCGGTCGCAGCGGTCGTGCCGTTCACGCCCGGCGGCGCCGGCGTCCAGCAGGCGTTCCTGGTCAAGGTGTTCGCCGGGACCGCCACCGGCGCGACCGTCGCGGCGTACTCCGTCGGCCAGCAGATCGCGATCGCCGCGTTCAGCCTCGGCGTCGGGTTCGTTGCGCTCGTGACGATCTTCAGGTTCCGCTCCTTCAAGGAGGTCATCGCCGCCGGCAAGGCCTCACGCGCGGCTGAGCGCGACGCCGAGAACGCTCCGCAAGAGCCGGTCGGCAGCGGGCTACAGTAAGTCCATGGAAGGCTTTGGCGGACTTTTCGGCGACCCTGACGAGCTCCAGAAGCGCATGGCGGAGTTCGCCGACCAGATGCAGGGTCAGCAGCGCCTCGCGTGGGCCGACAACGCGATCGGCCTCGCGGTGCAGATGACGGTCGC
Coding sequences within it:
- a CDS encoding lysylphosphatidylglycerol synthase transmembrane domain-containing protein, translated to MTPDPGAQLITAGVGDFFDAAGQFFSNLADIRWGALALGLLCFGTYLTIRSRAFYNVLRAAYPTENVPFKRIWGAYIAAYGFNNVVPARGGDVIKAFLVKSSIPNSTYPAIAAAFFVEAGFDASMGVFILIFAFTQGVFPKPPDFSKLHAFDLSFFASHPRFLLFVMTALAIAGLAAFALLSTKVKAFWARVRQGLTIIFDRRRYFKEVWLVQFGAWLFRFTAFWFLLDAFHIGGSVKNVLLVLGVNAVAAVVPFTPGGAGVQQAFLVKVFAGTATGATVAAYSVGQQIAIAAFSLGVGFVALVTIFRFRSFKEVIAAGKASRAAERDAENAPQEPVGSGLQ
- a CDS encoding HAD family hydrolase, whose protein sequence is MTPTFPAAVVFDNDGLLLDTEEAWTRAETTLFANHGSTFTYDHKRELIGSSHSIAAGKLEVMLEQPGRGEDLMNELHALVMDEAQHDIEPRPGALELVDALRDAGIPIAVASNSQRAFLDLVLHTAGVADRFAITVAGDEVPRPKPWPDIYLEACARLDADPARSFGLEDSPTGATAAKAAGLTVIGVPYLADIELPMADITATALNDAAVFEAIGLVLSPE
- a CDS encoding type II toxin-antitoxin system HipA family toxin, which gives rise to MSPTRAEVWLWGTRIGAVVLPDGGQHATFAYDPDFVPSGIQLAPLMMPLRTDPYSFPALAPESFHGLPGMLADALPDRYGNVLIDAWLAEQGRRPESFNAVERLCYTGSRGMGALEFRPAAGPDRGASTAIDITALVQLASEVLSDRKRLSASFDGESREDAMRDILRVGTSAGGARAKAVIAWNPETGAVRSGQAAVPPGFEHWLLKFDGVAENRDRELADPKGYGLVEYAYAKLAARAGITMSECRIMAEHDRHHFMTRRFDRTADGDKLHLQSLAALRHFDFRSPAAYSYEQALLMIRELGLGQATIEEQFRRMVFNVVARNQDDHVKNIAFLMDRAGQWSLSPAFDVMWAFNPTGDWTSQHQMSLNGKRDGFALADLDAVASTAAMRRGRAAEIHAEVREAVAAWPEVAAEVGVPDAMSARIAQTHRLALAPG